TTTAAGGCAGTTAAATTTTGAAGTCACCAGTCCTATGAGCCCTATTTCCTCGCATACGATTAAAGCCTGTAAGGAATATCTCGAAAGTAACAAAGAAGCCCTTAAGCTTAAAGATATTGAGAAGAAAAAGTTAATAGCTCAAGTCAGAGGTTTTCCTCATGAAACACGTAAGGAAAGAGAGCTACAGAGACGTGAGAGGGCTGAGAAAAAGGTTCGTGAAACTATAACTAAAATTGAGATGGGTGAGAGAATTAAGAAATATAAGCCTGCCAAGCCATCGGAAGTGAAAGAAGAAAGACCTCCAAAAAAAATAAGAATAGGTGAGCTCACTTCTATAAGAGAACTCGCTTCCATGCTTTCTATAGACCCTTTGAATCTTATCTCAAAATGTTTAGAACTCGGTCTTATGGTTACTATTAATCAGCGGATTACATTTGATACTGCATTTACTATTGCAAGTGAATATGGATACGAAGCAGAGCTTATATCCACTTATATAGAAAAGGAGGAAATCTCAGAGAAACTTGAAATTCGTCCTCCAGTTGTGACAGTTATGGGACATGTAGACCATGGAAAGACGACCTTACTTGATTATATAAGGCATACAAACGTAGTGAAATCAGAAAGTGGAGGGATAACCCAACATATAGGAGCTTATAAAGTTAAAGTTGGAGATAAGTCGATTACATTTATAGATACCCCAGGACACGAAGCTTTTACAGCTATGAGAGCAAGGGGAGCCAGGGTAACTGATATAGTTGTGTTAGTTATTGCAGCAGATGATGGAATAATGCCACAAACCGTTGAGGCCTTAAATCATGCAAAAGATGCTGGAGTTCCTATTGTGGTTGCTATTAATAAGATAGATATTTCAAACACTGAACCAGATAAAGTTGAAAGACAGCTGTTAGATTATAATTTAGTTACAGAACGCTACGGTGGTGATATTCTTTGTTGTCGAATCTCTGCAAAAACTGGGGAAGGGGTCAAAAATTTGTTAGAAACTATCCTTATGCAAGCAGAATTACTTGAACTTTACTCAACTTCACAAGGTGAAACAAGAGGAGTGATTATTGAGTCAAAGATGGATAAGGGTAAAGGACCTATGGCTACAGCAATTATTTCAAGGGGAATCTTAAAAGTTGGTGACTCACTTGCAGCTGGAGGAGTTAGTGGTAGAGTGAGGGCTTTATATGATGAATGGGGAAAACGCAGATCTAAGGCTTATCTATCCGAGCCTATACAAATTGTAGGTTTTGATGAACTTCCTCAAGTAGGTGATACTTTTAGGGTATTTAAAGATGAAAGAGTTGCCAGAGAAATCTCAAAAAGACAAAGAGAATCAATAAAGGAAGAGCTTGGAAAAAGTAGGGTATCATTGGTAACCCCTGAAACCATTCAAAAGGAGCTTCAAACCAGTAAGATAAAAGAGCTTAAAGTTATCATTAAAGGTGATGCAGCCGGTTCTATAGAGGCACTATCTGACTCATTGGAACATTTGACTGAAGAGGAGGGGGTTAGGGTTAATGTAATCCATAAGGGAGTTGGAGAGATAAATGAGTCCGATATTCTTCTCGCTGCAGCGGGCGGTGCAATAGTTATAGGTTATAATACCAGAGAAAATTTAGCCGCCGAAAAACTTGCAAAAGATAAAGGAGTTGAGATTCATACTTACAATGTTATTTACGAGGCAATTGACGAGATGAAACTTGCAATGAAAGGATTGCTTCCTCCAAAATTTGAAGAATATGGGATTGGTAGAGCAGAAGTAAAAAAGATATTTAAAATAAAAGATATCGGATTTATTGTTGGATGCTCTGTATTGGAAGGAAAGATAATAAGAGGAGAAAAAGTGAGAGTAAAAAGGAACGGGATAGTGGTACATGAGGGGAAAATTGGAAGCCTAAAGAGGATAAAGGAAGATGTCAATGAGGTTGAAGCAGGACTTGAGTGTGGGGTAGGTTTTGGCGAATCTGTTAAACTTGAATGTGGGGATATACTTGAAATCTACGGAATAAAAGAGATCCCAAGAAGTTAGTGGTTATTGGTAGTTGCTATATAGATATACGAATAAGAGATAGTAATTCATTAAAAGATAAACGTAAGATACTTATCTCGTTGAAATCCATTATGAGGCAAAAATTTAATATATCTATAACTGAGCTTAATCCTACAAATAATTGGTGTAAGGCAACTCTTGGTATTGCTTGCATAAATGATTCTAAACAGATTGCGTATAAGATACTTTCAAAAATAGTAGATTTCATACACTCTAATCCAAAAGTTGAT
This is a stretch of genomic DNA from bacterium. It encodes these proteins:
- a CDS encoding DUF503 domain-containing protein, whose product is MVIGSCYIDIRIRDSNSLKDKRKILISLKSIMRQKFNISITELNPTNNWCKATLGIACINDSKQIAYKILSKIVDFIHSNPKVDIIDYAIEMY
- the infB gene encoding translation initiation factor IF-2 — encoded protein: MKRVHEVAKELNLSSRALLKLLRQLNFEVTSPMSPISSHTIKACKEYLESNKEALKLKDIEKKKLIAQVRGFPHETRKERELQRRERAEKKVRETITKIEMGERIKKYKPAKPSEVKEERPPKKIRIGELTSIRELASMLSIDPLNLISKCLELGLMVTINQRITFDTAFTIASEYGYEAELISTYIEKEEISEKLEIRPPVVTVMGHVDHGKTTLLDYIRHTNVVKSESGGITQHIGAYKVKVGDKSITFIDTPGHEAFTAMRARGARVTDIVVLVIAADDGIMPQTVEALNHAKDAGVPIVVAINKIDISNTEPDKVERQLLDYNLVTERYGGDILCCRISAKTGEGVKNLLETILMQAELLELYSTSQGETRGVIIESKMDKGKGPMATAIISRGILKVGDSLAAGGVSGRVRALYDEWGKRRSKAYLSEPIQIVGFDELPQVGDTFRVFKDERVAREISKRQRESIKEELGKSRVSLVTPETIQKELQTSKIKELKVIIKGDAAGSIEALSDSLEHLTEEEGVRVNVIHKGVGEINESDILLAAAGGAIVIGYNTRENLAAEKLAKDKGVEIHTYNVIYEAIDEMKLAMKGLLPPKFEEYGIGRAEVKKIFKIKDIGFIVGCSVLEGKIIRGEKVRVKRNGIVVHEGKIGSLKRIKEDVNEVEAGLECGVGFGESVKLECGDILEIYGIKEIPRS